A window of bacterium contains these coding sequences:
- the rpsP gene encoding 30S ribosomal protein S16, with the protein MAVKIRLTRMGRKKKPFYRIVVMDTRAKRDGKYIERLGIYNPMVNPPDIRIDEERVGYWIDTGALISDTVNSLLKKKGIIHKRYLKKKGLSEGEIDEEMKKWEVLQIERERRLAKEAELKGKQKKVEEPEEAKAEETGAEEVKKEEAEVEEAKAEEVKKEEVKKEETKVEETSKEEPVPSAEEVKETVDAAEEKPPENKTVEPEQDTVDQQQELDKQQEQN; encoded by the coding sequence TTGGCAGTAAAGATACGATTAACGAGGATGGGGAGGAAGAAAAAACCCTTCTACCGTATTGTGGTGATGGATACACGCGCCAAAAGAGACGGAAAATATATTGAAAGACTTGGTATCTATAATCCGATGGTTAATCCTCCGGATATAAGAATAGATGAGGAAAGAGTCGGATACTGGATTGATACGGGTGCGTTAATTTCAGATACAGTTAACAGCCTTCTGAAAAAGAAGGGTATTATTCATAAACGCTATCTTAAAAAGAAAGGGCTCAGTGAAGGCGAGATTGATGAGGAGATGAAGAAGTGGGAAGTCCTTCAAATTGAGAGAGAAAGACGTTTGGCAAAAGAGGCCGAATTAAAAGGCAAGCAAAAGAAAGTAGAAGAGCCTGAAGAGGCAAAGGCAGAAGAAACCGGAGCTGAAGAAGTCAAAAAAGAAGAAGCCGAGGTAGAAGAGGCCAAAGCAGAAGAAGTCAAGAAAGAAGAAGTCAAGAAAGAAGAAACCAAAGTGGAAGAAACATCAAAAGAAGAACCAGTTCCTTCCGCAGAAGAAGTAAAAGAAACAGTTGATGCGGCTGAAGAAAAGCCGCCTGAAAATAAAACGGTTGAACCAGAGCAGGATACGGTTGACCAACAGCAAGAGTTAGATAAGCAACAAGAGCAAAATTAG
- a CDS encoding KH domain-containing protein: MKEFIEFIAKHLVDNPEAVDVTEVEGEKTTVYELRVGDGDLGKVIGRKGQTAKSMRTLLAAASAKRGKRAVLEILE; the protein is encoded by the coding sequence ATGAAGGAATTCATCGAATTTATCGCAAAGCACTTAGTTGACAATCCTGAAGCTGTTGATGTGACCGAAGTAGAAGGAGAGAAAACAACTGTTTATGAGCTTCGTGTTGGCGATGGAGATCTCGGTAAAGTTATAGGCCGGAAAGGTCAGACCGCCAAATCGATGAGGACTTTGCTGGCTGCAGCGTCTGCCAAAAGAGGGAAAAGAGCAGTACTGGAAATTCTTGAATAG
- the rimM gene encoding 16S rRNA processing protein RimM, translated as MVSIGVISKPHGIKGEVRVHPLIDCLDIIKAGTECRLNVDGNERTVEIMQARLHSDVLIVKIKEVNDRNEAESLRGAEFVISEDELPERGDGSFYAFQLIGLKVVAVDGRNIGVVTDIMETPGQMTYVIDAEGKEVLIPAVEEFVKDVNLNTGVIKILPIEGLID; from the coding sequence TTGGTTTCTATAGGTGTTATCTCAAAGCCGCATGGTATTAAAGGAGAAGTTCGTGTGCATCCTTTAATAGATTGTCTGGATATTATTAAGGCCGGCACAGAATGCAGATTAAATGTTGATGGAAATGAGCGCACTGTAGAAATTATGCAAGCCAGGCTTCATAGTGATGTGTTGATTGTTAAAATCAAAGAAGTGAACGACAGGAACGAAGCGGAATCCCTGCGTGGTGCTGAATTCGTCATTAGTGAAGATGAATTGCCAGAGAGGGGTGATGGCTCTTTTTATGCATTTCAGCTCATCGGCCTGAAAGTTGTTGCAGTTGACGGCCGGAATATCGGTGTTGTAACTGATATTATGGAAACTCCGGGGCAGATGACTTATGTGATTGATGCCGAAGGTAAAGAGGTGCTGATCCCTGCAGTAGAGGAGTTTGTCAAAGATGTTAATTTAAATACTGGTGTGATAAAAATACTCCCTATTGAAGGGTTGATTGACTAG